Part of the Cryptosporangium minutisporangium genome, TCGGCCGGGATGCCGATGCCGGTGTCGTGCACGGCGACCTCGAGCTCGATCGGGCTGTCGTCGTTCCGGATCGCGGTGCCGCCGGGCTCCGCGGGCACGCGGCGGCCCGTCACCGAGACGACGATCTCGCCGCGCTCGGTGAACTTCACCGCGTTGCTCAGCAGGTTGACGACGATCTGCTGCAGCCGCGTGACGTCGCCACGCAGGAACGTGGGGCAGTCCGGGTCCACCGTGCCGACCAGCTCCAGCCCCTTGGCCTGGGCCGGCAGCGCGACCAGGCTCAGCGCGGAGTCCAGGCATTCCTGGAGGTCGAACCGGGCGTCCTCGAGGTCCAGTTCGCCGGCCTCGATCTTCGAGAAGTCCAGGATGTCGTTGATGATCGCGAGCAGCGCCTCGCCGCTGTCCCGGACGGTCTCCGCGAGCCGCCGCTGCGAACCGTCGAGCTCGGTGTCGAGCAGCAGGCCGGTCATCCCGATGACCGCGTTCATCGGGGTACGGATCTCGTGGCTCATCGTCGCCAGGAAGGCCGACTTGGCGGCGGTGGCGGCGATCGCCTCGTCCCGGGCCGCGGAGATCGCATCGACGGAGGCGTTGATGGCCTCCGCCGCCCGGCGCAGCTCGACCGGTCCGGTCGGCCGCACCCGCTGGTCGCGGTCGCCGCCGGTGATCTGCTCGGCGGCGTGGGTGATGCGCCGGACCGGAGCGGTCACCGAGTGGGTGATCCACCAAGCACCGGCGCCGATCAGCAGCGCCGCCAACGTCGAGCCCCAGAGGAGAACCCGCTGGGTGGCGGCCGCGCCCTCCGCGCGGGCGTCCTGGCGGCTGGCCAGCTGCGCGCAGGCGCGCTGCTCCATGCCGGTCAGCAACGACTGGATGCGGAGCATGTCCTGGGCGCCGCGGTCGGTGAGTACGACCGCCTGCGCGGCCGCGAATCCCCGGGTGTCGCGCAGTCGGACCGTCTCGGCCAGCTCGGCGAGCTTCACCGCGACGATCGGCCGCAGTGCGTCCAGTGCGCGCTGCTGGTCGACGTCGTCGTCGGTGAGCGTGTCCAGGTCGGCGAGCGTCTTCTCGACGTCCCGGAGGGCCTGGCGATAGGGATCCAGGTAGAGCGATCGGCCGGTGAGCACGTAGCCCCGCTGGCCGCGTTCGGCCGCCTGCAGGTGCGCCCAGACCGCGGAGACGCCGCCGAGCACCCGGTACGTCTGTTCGACCGAGACCTGGTCCCGGTCCATCGCCTCGATCCGCGCGTAGGCGCTGCCACCGAGGACGGCGGAGGCCAGCATCGCCAGGACGTAGCCGAACGCGAGCAACCGACCGACGGTCGGTGTCCAGCTCGTTCCCCGCATGCCCACTCCAGCTCCCCGTCCCGCCGATCGCTGCCCCCGGGATCAGTTATCGGCCGGTCGGGTTCCGGGCGGGCAGCGGAACGGGTGCGGCCCGGGTGCGTGCGGACGGAGCGGGGGCGCTGCAACCGGAGCGCACCCGAGCGGCACCTCTCGCCGGGGCGGAGTCTGCCGATGTTCCGGGTGACACAGGAGCACGTCGGGTGGGGGTGGGTACGTGGGGGCGATCGTGATCGCCGAGGACGACCCGGATATCCGGGGGATGATCAGCGAGAAGCTGTCGCGGGCCGGTCACAGCGTCACCGCGACCGAGGACGGGGCGGCTGCCCTGGTCGCGGTGCGCCGCTCGGTGCCGGACGTCGTCGTGCTCGACATGCAGATGCCCGGGCTCTCCGGCCTGGATGTCGTCCGGCTGCTCCGGGTCGACCCGGCCACCGCCGACGTACCGGTCATCATGGTGACGTCGCACAGTCAGGCGCAGTACATCGGCGAGAGCTTCAACTCCGGCGTGAACGACTTCCTCGCCAAGCCGTTCAGCCCGCGGGAGCTCGCCGCGCGGATCGAGCGTCTGATGGTCGACGGCCAGGAACCCGACGACGGAGGATCGACGCAGGTGGCGACGGCAGCGGAGGCCGTGGTCGACGCGCTCGTCGCCACCGAGGAGGCAGAGGAGAAGGTCGGCCGACGCCGGTTCTTCCGCCTGCTCACTCCGTCCTCCTGACGGATCATCCCGCCGGACCGGCTCCGGCCGTAAGGCGGGCACGGCGGCGTCCTGGAATGCTGGCTACCGGCCCGGGACCGCCACCGTGAAGGAGACCGTCGATGGACGCCGCCGACCGCAGCGGTCCGGGCCGGCCCGACGTCGACGAATCCGGCCGGTCGTACGCGGTGCTGGCGTTCGGGCCGGACGCCGAGCGCGTGGCTACGACCTGGCGGGCCCGTCTCGCCGCACTGGGCCGGACGGTGTGGTCCTGGTCGGGGGAGCGGGCCACCGACGCCGCCCTGGCCGCGCTCGCCGAGCAGACACGCGTCGCGACCGTCGGCTGGCGGCTGCTGCTCGCGGGCCCGGAGGCCGACGTCCTGCGGGCGCGGGCGGTCGCGATCACCGGCGGTGCCGTGGACGCGGAGCTGACCGTGGTGGTCACCGACGATCGTCGCCGCCGGGTCTGGTGCGCGCATTGCGGGAGCACCACCGAGGCCGACGTCCGCGCAGGCGATGACCTGCCGTGCGCGGACTGCGGCCGGACGCTGTCGGTGCACGCCCACGTCTCCCGGCACCGGGCCGCGTATCTGGGAGCCGGCGAGTGACCGTGCTTCGCCTCGTCGTCCGGCGAACCACCGAGGTCGCCGACGGCATCCGGGAGATCGCCTTCGCGGCCGAGGACGGAGCGCCGCTCCCGCCGCACCCACCCGGCAGCCACCTCGTCGTGGAGTCCGGACCGGCGCGGAACGCCTACTCGCTGACGAACGTCGGACGGGCTCCGGCCGAGTACACGATCGCGGTGCTCCGCCGCCCCGACGGTCGCGGCGGCTCCGAGCACCTGCACCGCCTGCGCCCCGGTGACCGGATCGCCGCCTCCCGGCCGCGCAGCGCGTTCGCCCCGGTCAGCACCGCGCGGCGACACCTGCTGATCGCCGGGGGCATCGGCATCACACCGGTGCTCGCGCACGTCCGCGACGCGCGACTCTGGGGGCGGACGGTCGAGCTGCTCTACGTGCACCGGCCGGGCGCCGGCGCTTTCGCCGGTGAGCTCGTCGACCATCTCGGGCCTCGGCTGTTCCGGACCACGGACCGGGACGCGTTCGGGCGCCGGCTGGCGACCGCGCTGACGACCCAGCCGCTCGGCACGCACCTCTACGTCTGCGGACCCGGATCGCTCACCGACCAGGTCGTGACCGAGGCGTCGGCGGCGGGGTGGGTCCCGCAGCGCCTGCACCTGGAGCGGTTCGTGCCCGCCGAGCCGGCGTCCGGGCGGGCGTTCGTCGCGCGGCTGGCCCGGTCGGGGCGGGACGTCGTGGTGCCGTCCGGCACCAGCCTGCTCGACGCGGTGCGCGCGGCCGGGATCGACGTGCCGAACCTGTGCCGGCAGGGGATCTGCGGAGAGTGCCGAGTGGGGGTGCTGGCGGGGACGCCCCTGCACCGCGACGAGTACCTCGCCGACGACGAGCGGGCCGCCGGCGACGCGGTGATGTGCTGCGTTTCCCGGAGCGAGACCGACACGCTGGAGCTCGATCTCTAACCCTCAGGTCGAGGCTGTAACTACTATCGCGACTATCCGTGGCGGGCCGGCGCCAGTCCGAGCCGCTCGGCCTGGCGTCCGAGTGACGCGACGATCTCGTCCGGCGACCTGTCGGGTAACCCCCAGATCGCGTCGGTGACGCCCGCCTCGGCCCAGGACGCGAGAAGCTCCGGGCTGGGCCGGGTGGTTGCGAGGACGTGGATCTGCGGGGCGCCCTCCCGCCCGGCGCGGGACCAGGCCTCGCGGAGCGCGTCGGCCTTGGCCTGCAGGCCGGTCTCGGTCGGGGTGGTCATCCAGCCGTCGGCGCTCCGAGCGATCCAGGCGAACGTCTTGGGACCGCCGCCCGCGCCGATGATCAGCGGAACGTGCTCCTGCACCGGTTTCGGGTAGGCCCACGACGGGCCGAACGCCACGTACTCGCCCTGGTAGGAGGCGACCTCCTGGGTCCAGAGCGCGCGCATCGCCTCGACGTACTCGCGGAGGACGGTCCGGCGGCGGGCGGCGTCCACCCGGTGGTCGGCGAGCTCGTCGGTGTTCCAGCCGAACCCCGCGCCGAGCGTGACCCGGCCGCCCGAGAGGTGGTCGAGCGTCGCGATCGTCTTCGCCAGCGTGATCGGGTCGGACTCGACCGGGAGCGCCACCGCGGTCGCCAGCCGGATCCGCGACGTCACCTGGGCCGCCGTGGCCAGCGCCACCCAGGGGTCGAGGGTCCTGGAGTAGCGGTCGTCCGGCAGCGCGGCACCCCCGGTGCCGGGGTGCGGTGCGTCCCGTCGCACCGGGATGTGAGTGTGTTCGGGCACGTAGAACGTGTCGAAGCCGGCCTCCTCGGCGGCGCGGGCCGCGTCAGCGGGGCGGATTCCCCGATCACTCGCGAACAGCACCACGCCGTGCCTCACGGGCCACCTCCGGAACTAGAACACGTTCCAGAACGATGGCAGCCGGCGGGCGACGGCGCAAGCTCCGAGGCGGTGCACGTTTGCGGCCGTTCCAGGGCACGCGAACGTGCACCGCTTCACCGAAGCAGGTGCGCCCGCAGGAATTCGATCGTGCGGTCGAGTGCGGCGGCGGCGGCCTCGGGCGCTCCCAGCCACATGTGGTCGGCGCCGTCGAACAGTTCCAGCGTGACGTCCGCACCGGCCGCCGTCAGCGCGTCGGCGAGCCGTTCGCTCTGCCGGACCGAGATCAACCGGTCCGCACGACCGTGCAGCAGCAGGAACGGCGGTGCGCCCGGCCCGGCGTACGTCACCGGGCTGGCCGCCGCGGTCCGCTCCGGCCGGGCCGTGACCGGCTCGCCGAGCAGTAGCGCTTCCCGGGAGTCGGCCGCGTCCGGATCGGCGCCGAGATCGGCGGCGACGGCACCCAGGTCGCTAGGGGTGTACCAGGCGACGACCGCGTCGACCGCGGACGACGGCCCGACCAGCCCGACGTCGCCCTCCAGGTCGAGGACGTCGTCCGTGAGGCCGACCAGCGCGGCGAGGTGCCCACCGGCAGACTCGCCCCAGGCCGCGATCCGCGCGGTGTCGATCCCGGCCTCACCGCCGCGGGCGCGGAGCCACCGCACCGCGGCCTTGACGTCGTGCAACGGCGCCGGCCACGTAGCCTCCGCGGAGAGCCGGTAGTCGACGCTCGCGACCCCGATCCCGGCCTGCGCGAGCCGTTCGAACGGGGTCGGACGGGCGCCCGCGTACGCCGGACCGACCGCGTTCCGGCTGCCCATCCGCCAGCCGCCCCCGTGCAGGAAGACCACGACCGGGGCGGGCGCGGTCGCCTCCGGCGGCAGGATCAGGTCGAGCTCGAGCGGCCGGTACCCGGGCACGCCCGCGTAGCGGATCGCGGTCACCGTGCGGACGCCGTCCGCGCCGACGTGGACGGCGGGCAGCGGTGCCTCGTGGACCGGCGGCAGCAGCGGACGCCCTCCGGGGGCGGAGTGCGGTGCGGTCATCGGGTTCCCTCCGTCGTCGGCAGTCACGGCGTCGGGCTGGGCACCGAGACGGTCGAGCCGGTCACCGTCCGCAGCAGGGTTTCCGCGTCCTCGACCCGGCCACCCCGCCAGGCGACGTGTTGGTCGGGGCGCACGAGCACGAGGTCCGCGCCGTAGTGCGGGCGGAGCTCGGGCCGGTCGGTGAGGTCGACCACCTGCACCGGGATACCGAGACGATCGGCCGCCGAAACCACCCCGTCCACGTCCCCGGCACCCACGCGCAGCAGCGTGAACTCCGGCCCTAGGCGGTCGTAGAGCGAGCCGCCGTCCGGCAGCCAGGCGTGCGGCAGCCGCGCTCCGGGATGCGCCGAGGGCGTGTACAGCGTCAGCGTCGGCTCCGGCACGGTCGTGCCGCTACCCACATCCGGGCCGTCCAGTACCCCGGCGTCCTCCGGGACGACGGCGCCGTCCGGGACGACGACCGGCGAGTCCGGGTAGTCGTAGCCGAGCACCAGGCCCAGGCTGTGGAACTCGGCGTCCTTGACCTGCAGGCCGTCGGCGAGCCGTGCCCGCAGCGCCTGTCCGGCCGGACCGGAGTCGGTGAGGTCGGCGCCGCCGGCGATCTCCCTCTTCAGCGCCGGTGCCAGGAACGCTTCCTGCGATCCGGCGGCGTCGATCGTGCGTGCGGCCACCGGACGCCGCTCGGCCTGGTAGCTGTCGAGCAACCCCTCCGACGCCCAGCCGCGCAGCACCGCGGCGAGCTTCCAGCCGAGGTTCACCGCGTCGCCCAC contains:
- a CDS encoding response regulator transcription factor, with the translated sequence MGAIVIAEDDPDIRGMISEKLSRAGHSVTATEDGAAALVAVRRSVPDVVVLDMQMPGLSGLDVVRLLRVDPATADVPVIMVTSHSQAQYIGESFNSGVNDFLAKPFSPRELAARIERLMVDGQEPDDGGSTQVATAAEAVVDALVATEEAEEKVGRRRFFRLLTPSS
- a CDS encoding dimethylamine monooxygenase subunit DmmA family protein, with the translated sequence MDAADRSGPGRPDVDESGRSYAVLAFGPDAERVATTWRARLAALGRTVWSWSGERATDAALAALAEQTRVATVGWRLLLAGPEADVLRARAVAITGGAVDAELTVVVTDDRRRRVWCAHCGSTTEADVRAGDDLPCADCGRTLSVHAHVSRHRAAYLGAGE
- a CDS encoding LLM class F420-dependent oxidoreductase — encoded protein: MRHGVVLFASDRGIRPADAARAAEEAGFDTFYVPEHTHIPVRRDAPHPGTGGAALPDDRYSRTLDPWVALATAAQVTSRIRLATAVALPVESDPITLAKTIATLDHLSGGRVTLGAGFGWNTDELADHRVDAARRRTVLREYVEAMRALWTQEVASYQGEYVAFGPSWAYPKPVQEHVPLIIGAGGGPKTFAWIARSADGWMTTPTETGLQAKADALREAWSRAGREGAPQIHVLATTRPSPELLASWAEAGVTDAIWGLPDRSPDEIVASLGRQAERLGLAPARHG
- a CDS encoding PDR/VanB family oxidoreductase; this translates as MTVLRLVVRRTTEVADGIREIAFAAEDGAPLPPHPPGSHLVVESGPARNAYSLTNVGRAPAEYTIAVLRRPDGRGGSEHLHRLRPGDRIAASRPRSAFAPVSTARRHLLIAGGIGITPVLAHVRDARLWGRTVELLYVHRPGAGAFAGELVDHLGPRLFRTTDRDAFGRRLATALTTQPLGTHLYVCGPGSLTDQVVTEASAAGWVPQRLHLERFVPAEPASGRAFVARLARSGRDVVVPSGTSLLDAVRAAGIDVPNLCRQGICGECRVGVLAGTPLHRDEYLADDERAAGDAVMCCVSRSETDTLELDL
- a CDS encoding alpha/beta hydrolase; its protein translation is MTAPHSAPGGRPLLPPVHEAPLPAVHVGADGVRTVTAIRYAGVPGYRPLELDLILPPEATAPAPVVVFLHGGGWRMGSRNAVGPAYAGARPTPFERLAQAGIGVASVDYRLSAEATWPAPLHDVKAAVRWLRARGGEAGIDTARIAAWGESAGGHLAALVGLTDDVLDLEGDVGLVGPSSAVDAVVAWYTPSDLGAVAADLGADPDAADSREALLLGEPVTARPERTAAASPVTYAGPGAPPFLLLHGRADRLISVRQSERLADALTAAGADVTLELFDGADHMWLGAPEAAAAALDRTIEFLRAHLLR